Proteins encoded within one genomic window of Pigmentiphaga sp. H8:
- a CDS encoding dihydroorotate dehydrogenase, with the protein MIDLSVDVGGLRLSNPVMPASGTFADGLANTIDFNRLGAFVTKTITHEKRTGNPVPRVAEVHSGMLNAIGIPSKGSDYFIRESIPFYRKFSPPLVVSISAPSNDGFARLAAELSQVEGVAAIEANISCPNIEEDGKAFAMHARSTAAVVKALRASTSLPLWVKLTPNTGEIANVARAAQEEGADAIVAANTILGMAIDIDTRRPKLGNVMGGMSGPAIKPIVVRMVYQCHRAVSIPIIGCGGIATAEDAIEYMLAGAKAVQVGTATFIHPTAMIDVIDGLVQYCRRKDLPGLQGLVGAVEDTGFVPFEAMA; encoded by the coding sequence ATGATCGACCTGTCCGTGGATGTAGGCGGACTGCGCCTCTCCAATCCCGTGATGCCGGCCTCGGGCACGTTCGCCGACGGGCTGGCCAATACCATCGATTTCAACCGCCTGGGCGCGTTCGTCACCAAGACCATCACGCACGAGAAGCGCACCGGCAATCCGGTCCCGCGCGTGGCGGAGGTGCACAGCGGCATGCTCAACGCCATCGGCATCCCCAGCAAGGGATCCGACTATTTCATCCGCGAGAGCATTCCGTTCTACCGGAAGTTTTCGCCGCCGCTGGTGGTCAGCATCTCGGCGCCGTCGAACGACGGCTTCGCGCGGCTGGCGGCCGAGCTGTCGCAGGTCGAGGGCGTGGCCGCCATCGAGGCCAACATCTCGTGCCCCAACATCGAGGAAGACGGCAAGGCCTTCGCGATGCATGCCCGCTCCACCGCCGCGGTGGTCAAGGCCCTGCGCGCCTCGACCTCGCTGCCGCTGTGGGTCAAGCTCACGCCCAATACCGGCGAGATCGCCAACGTCGCCCGCGCGGCGCAGGAAGAGGGCGCCGACGCCATCGTGGCGGCCAATACCATCCTGGGCATGGCGATCGACATCGACACGCGCCGGCCCAAGCTGGGCAACGTCATGGGCGGCATGTCGGGGCCGGCGATCAAGCCCATCGTCGTGCGCATGGTGTACCAGTGCCATCGCGCCGTCTCGATTCCCATCATCGGCTGCGGCGGCATCGCCACCGCCGAGGACGCGATCGAATACATGCTGGCCGGCGCGAAGGCCGTGCAGGTGGGGACTGCCACCTTCATCCATCCCACGGCCATGATCGACGTGATCGACGGCCTGGTGCAGTACTGCCGGCGCAAGGACCTGCCCGGGCTGCAAGGGCTGGTGGGGGCGGTGGAAGACACCGGCTTCGTGCCTTTCGAGGCGATGGCTTGA
- a CDS encoding tripartite tricarboxylate transporter substrate binding protein codes for MRLAGAAALATAAAPARAAWPDRTIRVVVSSAPGDGVDLRTREFLASLAPELGNPTMFVDNKPGAGGQIAAQSLLGSPADGYTLFVANAGMTIIPSYFRKLPFNPLNDFAPVAVGGIAPVGLAVPVSNPAGSLKEWLEWARKQPGLNYGSSSNGTVSSLYGFQVNEQFGLKAANIPYKSTSLALLDVARGQNDFMMLDILGLRALTEKGDLKILATTGTERSKYLPDVPTFKELGHKGFERTGWTVYVVRKGTPAPIVQALADAINKTNGSAQWERKREELWSVWKPLSISELEQQFKTETKEWGALVARSGVYGN; via the coding sequence ATGCGTCTGGCGGGGGCTGCGGCCCTGGCGACGGCCGCGGCGCCCGCGCGCGCGGCCTGGCCGGATCGGACGATCCGGGTCGTCGTCTCCTCGGCGCCTGGCGACGGGGTGGATCTGCGCACCCGCGAGTTCCTGGCGTCGCTGGCACCCGAACTGGGCAATCCCACCATGTTCGTGGACAACAAGCCGGGGGCGGGCGGGCAGATCGCGGCCCAGTCCCTGCTGGGTTCGCCGGCCGACGGCTACACCCTGTTCGTGGCCAACGCGGGCATGACCATCATCCCCAGCTATTTCCGCAAGCTGCCGTTCAATCCCCTCAACGATTTCGCGCCGGTGGCCGTCGGCGGCATCGCGCCGGTCGGCCTGGCCGTGCCTGTCTCGAATCCTGCCGGCAGCCTGAAGGAGTGGCTGGAGTGGGCGCGCAAGCAGCCGGGGCTGAACTACGGCTCGTCTTCCAACGGGACTGTGTCCAGCCTTTACGGCTTTCAGGTGAATGAGCAGTTCGGCCTGAAGGCCGCCAACATTCCCTACAAGAGCACGAGCCTGGCGCTGCTGGATGTGGCCCGAGGCCAGAACGACTTCATGATGCTCGACATCCTGGGGCTACGCGCCCTGACCGAGAAGGGCGACCTGAAGATCCTGGCGACGACGGGCACCGAGCGGTCCAAATACCTGCCGGACGTGCCCACGTTCAAGGAACTGGGGCACAAAGGCTTCGAGCGCACGGGCTGGACGGTCTACGTGGTGCGCAAGGGAACACCCGCCCCCATCGTTCAGGCGCTGGCGGACGCCATCAACAAGACCAATGGCTCGGCTCAGTGGGAACGCAAGCGCGAAGAGCTCTGGTCGGTCTGGAAGCCGCTGTCGATCTCCGAACTCGAACAGCAGTTCAAGACCGAGACGAAGGAATGGGGTGCCCTGGTCGCGCGGTCGGGTGTATACGGAAACTGA
- a CDS encoding hydantoinase/carbamoylase family amidase has translation MAGAKAIPGRQDAIDLFERIRQLSFDGVGVSRESYGPTETAALDALVEWAGGHGIAARTDPAANVVFSLAEAGGQAPIVCGSHVDSVPQGGNYDGLAGVIAGLLCLKRLKDEGVRLAHPLWVAGMRGEESAWFGKAYMGSGAILGKLKADDLALRNKRSGRTLAEAMAGVGADVDSIAAGKPVPWVSGVRAYLELHIEQGPLMVARKWPTAIVSGIRGNIRHNLVRCIGEPGHSGAVPRWLRNDAVFAVSDLLMRLDEHWRVLLERGNDLVVTSGVMGTDPAEHAVSRIPGRVDFSFEVRSESTETLEEFYRVMRAECDEVARQRGVRFEFDRRIESAPATMDAQLVQLLLDTSAELGLPAEKIPSGAGHDAALFANAGIPSGMIFIRNENGSHNPAEAMEIDDFMAGVDMLYRSLPKVI, from the coding sequence ATGGCCGGCGCCAAGGCCATTCCCGGACGGCAAGATGCGATCGATCTGTTCGAGCGGATCCGCCAGCTCAGCTTCGATGGCGTCGGCGTCTCGCGCGAGAGTTACGGTCCCACCGAGACGGCCGCGCTGGACGCGCTGGTCGAATGGGCGGGCGGGCACGGCATCGCCGCGCGGACCGATCCCGCCGCCAACGTGGTGTTCTCGCTGGCGGAAGCGGGCGGGCAGGCGCCCATCGTGTGCGGGTCGCACGTGGATTCGGTGCCCCAGGGCGGCAACTACGACGGCCTGGCCGGCGTCATCGCCGGCCTGCTGTGCCTGAAGCGGCTCAAGGACGAGGGCGTGCGGCTGGCGCATCCCTTGTGGGTTGCCGGCATGCGGGGCGAGGAAAGCGCCTGGTTCGGCAAGGCCTACATGGGGTCCGGCGCCATCCTGGGCAAGCTCAAGGCGGACGATCTGGCGCTGCGCAACAAGCGCAGCGGCCGCACGCTGGCCGAGGCCATGGCCGGCGTGGGCGCCGACGTGGACAGCATCGCCGCCGGCAAGCCGGTGCCCTGGGTGTCGGGCGTGCGCGCCTACCTGGAGCTGCACATCGAGCAGGGGCCGCTGATGGTGGCCCGCAAATGGCCCACGGCGATCGTCTCGGGCATACGCGGCAACATCCGCCACAACCTGGTGCGATGCATAGGCGAACCCGGGCACTCCGGCGCCGTGCCGCGCTGGCTGCGCAACGACGCGGTGTTCGCGGTGTCCGACCTGCTGATGCGGCTGGACGAGCACTGGCGCGTGCTGCTGGAACGCGGCAACGACCTGGTCGTGACCTCGGGCGTGATGGGCACCGACCCCGCCGAGCACGCCGTGTCGCGCATTCCCGGCCGGGTCGATTTCAGCTTCGAGGTGCGCAGCGAAAGCACCGAGACGCTGGAGGAGTTCTACCGCGTGATGCGCGCCGAATGCGACGAGGTGGCGCGCCAGCGCGGCGTGCGCTTCGAGTTCGACCGGCGCATCGAATCGGCCCCGGCGACCATGGATGCGCAACTGGTGCAGCTGCTGCTGGACACCTCGGCGGAACTGGGCCTGCCGGCCGAGAAGATTCCCAGCGGCGCGGGACATGACGCGGCCCTGTTCGCCAACGCCGGCATCCCCTCGGGCATGATCTTCATCCGCAACGAGAACGGCTCGCACAATCCGGCCGAGGCCATGGAGATCGACGATTTCATGGCGGGCGTGGACATGCTGTACCGGTCGCTGCCCAAGGTGATCTGA
- a CDS encoding metallophosphoesterase, which yields MASSLFRFAVIADSHVNPSEQDNISPFESHRLTNERLRHTVAMLNTLAPDFVVHVGDMIHPVPEAVSYPQAVRQFRDTMAELACPVHLVPGNHDVGDKQADYVPAGAIRPEYVELYSRHFGEHFYGFDRQGCHFAVINTSLINSGLPQEREQAAWLEADLAAHAGQRIFLFMHYPPFVATRDEHGHYDNIDEPGRSWLLDLVARYQVAAAFTGHVHNFFLNRHGDTNFYLMPSTAFVRADYSETLHVGQPPEHENGRNDVAKLGVMVVDVHEETFVARFLRSFGGGQGLAAAQRDWPRLPPSAGELPAPGVELRHGWTVLYDIPYSSMLDEFRRKRARNDYPILALWEMGVRRLRVPLDDLLDAASRARMEAVAEQGCRFAVFHFGWPDEAALEIVRQHRHLLDGLELILRWPPAPDLEARLAAAGERAGVPLVLSRFWNASGESRDGKQIKLLVDHGFTVDDELPATAQVDGLVFRIARDICAREGIARAAAAAEGRGLRAQVHVRLADDSPAQAQYDEWRNTCRVLETALCSHFHRGHRIFLDTLGDVDRGYFPRTGLIDRRGNPRLAGRALRNLNGALSELPPVRTLDWHESADGVLGVARAGDAVLLLPLAAEPGRAWREAIPDLADGCQGYRLDLGTGAQATVPAQAGGSFHCDAGEPALWVLRPVP from the coding sequence ATGGCTTCTTCTCTCTTTCGCTTCGCCGTCATCGCCGACAGCCACGTCAATCCTTCGGAGCAGGACAACATCTCGCCGTTCGAGTCGCACCGGCTGACCAACGAGCGGCTGCGGCATACCGTGGCGATGCTGAACACGCTGGCGCCGGATTTCGTCGTGCACGTGGGGGACATGATCCATCCCGTGCCCGAAGCCGTCTCCTATCCGCAGGCGGTCCGGCAATTCCGCGACACCATGGCGGAACTGGCCTGCCCGGTCCACCTCGTGCCCGGCAACCACGACGTGGGCGACAAGCAGGCCGACTACGTCCCGGCGGGCGCCATCCGCCCCGAGTACGTGGAGCTGTACAGCCGGCACTTCGGGGAACATTTCTACGGCTTCGACCGCCAGGGCTGCCACTTCGCCGTCATCAACACCTCGCTGATCAACTCGGGACTGCCGCAGGAGCGCGAGCAGGCGGCCTGGCTGGAGGCGGACCTGGCGGCGCACGCCGGACAGCGCATCTTCCTGTTCATGCACTATCCGCCCTTCGTCGCCACCCGGGACGAACATGGGCACTACGACAACATCGACGAACCCGGACGCAGCTGGCTGCTGGACCTCGTCGCGCGGTACCAGGTGGCGGCGGCCTTCACCGGCCACGTGCACAACTTCTTCCTGAACCGCCACGGCGACACGAATTTCTACCTGATGCCGTCCACCGCCTTCGTGCGCGCCGACTATTCGGAAACGCTGCACGTGGGCCAGCCGCCCGAACACGAGAACGGCCGCAACGACGTCGCCAAGCTGGGCGTCATGGTGGTCGACGTCCACGAGGAAACGTTCGTGGCACGGTTCCTCCGCAGCTTCGGCGGCGGGCAGGGGCTGGCGGCCGCGCAGCGCGACTGGCCGCGCCTGCCTCCCTCGGCCGGCGAGCTGCCGGCGCCCGGCGTGGAGCTGCGCCATGGCTGGACCGTGCTGTACGACATTCCCTACAGCAGCATGCTGGACGAGTTCCGGCGCAAGCGGGCGCGCAACGACTACCCCATCCTGGCGCTGTGGGAGATGGGCGTGCGCCGGCTGCGGGTGCCCCTGGACGACCTGCTCGATGCGGCCTCGCGCGCGCGGATGGAAGCCGTGGCCGAGCAGGGCTGCCGCTTCGCGGTGTTCCACTTCGGCTGGCCCGACGAGGCCGCGCTCGAGATCGTGCGCCAGCATCGCCACCTGCTGGACGGTCTGGAGCTGATCCTGAGGTGGCCGCCCGCGCCCGACCTGGAAGCGCGGCTGGCGGCGGCAGGGGAGCGCGCGGGCGTACCGCTCGTCCTGTCGCGCTTCTGGAACGCCTCGGGCGAGTCGCGCGACGGCAAGCAGATCAAGCTGCTGGTGGACCATGGCTTCACGGTCGACGACGAATTGCCCGCCACCGCGCAGGTGGACGGCCTGGTCTTTCGCATCGCCCGCGACATCTGCGCGCGCGAGGGCATCGCGCGGGCGGCGGCCGCGGCCGAGGGCAGGGGCCTGCGCGCCCAGGTGCACGTGCGGCTGGCCGACGACAGCCCCGCGCAAGCGCAGTACGACGAATGGCGCAATACCTGCCGCGTGCTGGAGACGGCGCTGTGCAGCCACTTCCATCGCGGCCATCGCATCTTTCTCGACACCCTGGGCGACGTGGATCGCGGCTACTTCCCGCGTACCGGGCTGATCGACCGCCGGGGCAACCCGCGCCTGGCCGGCCGGGCGCTGCGCAACCTGAACGGCGCCTTGTCGGAGTTGCCACCGGTGCGGACGCTGGATTGGCACGAGAGCGCCGACGGCGTGCTGGGCGTTGCCCGCGCGGGCGACGCGGTGCTGCTGCTGCCCTTGGCGGCCGAGCCTGGCCGGGCCTGGCGGGAGGCGATACCGGATCTGGCGGACGGCTGCCAGGGATACCGCCTGGACCTCGGCACCGGCGCGCAGGCCACGGTGCCAGCGCAAGCCGGCGGTTCCTTTCATTGCGACGCCGGCGAGCCGGCCTTGTGGGTCCTGCGCCCGGTGCCCTGA
- a CDS encoding helix-turn-helix domain-containing protein has protein sequence MTTSSRSHAVDFHAIGERLRAYRIGASLRAEDIAARLGVSRAAVYRMEKGEIVKIETLERLAHILDTSLASLLGVGAEYYTSPVAYIERMRQLETDATRIMAHFEPISFLLTSDEYAGYLEQMLHEAHPGIEPERTQALMKILGERKRAYARRRPPIISLIGLREIERFVHFGLVGRIDLPPAVRMERSLAARREVERIIDLLREHPMDMQIGIVDDSMPNATFQVFERPSASFVAFSPFRFGELPNVATGIAQITSAPEAVELYTKMVENLWERAYKGQQAAELLSSMLKVV, from the coding sequence ATGACCACTTCTTCCAGATCGCACGCCGTCGACTTCCATGCCATCGGGGAAAGGCTGCGCGCCTACCGGATAGGCGCCTCGCTGCGGGCCGAGGACATCGCGGCCCGGCTGGGGGTATCGCGGGCGGCGGTGTACCGCATGGAGAAGGGCGAAATCGTCAAGATCGAGACGCTGGAGCGGCTGGCCCACATCCTGGACACCTCGCTGGCCTCGCTGCTGGGCGTGGGAGCGGAGTACTACACCTCGCCGGTGGCCTACATCGAACGCATGCGCCAGCTCGAAACCGACGCCACGCGCATCATGGCCCATTTCGAGCCCATCTCCTTCCTGCTGACCTCGGACGAATACGCCGGCTACCTGGAACAGATGCTGCACGAGGCCCACCCCGGCATCGAGCCCGAGCGCACGCAGGCCTTGATGAAGATCCTGGGCGAGCGCAAGCGGGCCTATGCCCGGCGCCGCCCGCCCATCATCAGCCTGATCGGGCTGCGCGAGATCGAGCGCTTCGTCCACTTCGGACTGGTGGGCCGCATCGACCTGCCGCCCGCGGTGCGCATGGAGCGGTCGCTGGCGGCGCGGCGCGAAGTCGAGCGGATCATCGATCTATTGCGCGAACACCCCATGGACATGCAGATCGGCATCGTCGACGACAGCATGCCCAACGCCACCTTCCAGGTATTCGAGCGGCCCAGCGCGTCGTTCGTGGCGTTCAGCCCGTTCCGCTTCGGCGAACTGCCCAACGTCGCGACTGGCATCGCCCAGATCACCTCGGCGCCCGAAGCGGTCGAGCTTTATACGAAAATGGTGGAAAACCTATGGGAACGCGCCTACAAAGGGCAACAGGCGGCGGAACTTCTCAGCAGCATGCTGAAGGTGGTCTGA
- a CDS encoding dihydroorotate dehydrogenase electron transfer subunit has protein sequence MVISNAWVNRDYKHLVLDAGLPAAGAKAGQFFHLLCPATEQDSPFFRRPMSTYRADPATGRVEFLYKVTGAGTRGLATLEAGDKLPMLGPLGVGFTLPAGARHIVVLGRGVGLATLAPLAEMAAQARVGVTAILSARDAANLMSQDRFTAIGATIVEVTDEAGTSSVENVERLLRELHAAGRADAFYTCGSSRLTLLMQRLGAELSVPGEVAMEQQMACGIGMCYCCVRAFREGDRLVSKRVCWDGPVFPLAEVA, from the coding sequence GTGGTGATCAGCAATGCCTGGGTCAACCGGGACTACAAGCATCTGGTGCTGGATGCCGGGTTGCCGGCGGCTGGGGCGAAGGCGGGGCAGTTTTTTCATTTGCTGTGTCCCGCCACGGAACAGGATTCGCCGTTCTTCCGCCGGCCCATGAGCACCTACCGAGCCGATCCGGCCACCGGGCGGGTGGAGTTCCTGTACAAGGTGACGGGCGCCGGCACGCGCGGGCTGGCCACGCTCGAGGCGGGCGACAAGCTGCCGATGCTGGGGCCGCTGGGCGTGGGGTTCACCCTGCCCGCGGGCGCGCGCCACATCGTCGTGCTGGGACGCGGCGTGGGATTGGCGACGCTGGCGCCGCTGGCCGAGATGGCGGCGCAGGCGAGGGTGGGCGTGACGGCCATCCTGAGCGCGCGCGACGCCGCCAACCTGATGTCGCAGGACCGCTTCACGGCCATTGGCGCCACCATCGTCGAGGTTACCGACGAGGCCGGCACCAGCTCGGTCGAGAACGTCGAGCGCCTGCTGCGCGAGCTGCATGCCGCGGGCCGCGCCGATGCGTTCTATACCTGTGGTTCGTCGCGCCTGACGCTATTGATGCAGCGCCTGGGCGCCGAGTTGTCCGTGCCGGGCGAAGTGGCGATGGAGCAGCAGATGGCCTGCGGCATCGGCATGTGCTATTGCTGCGTGCGCGCCTTCCGCGAAGGCGACAGGCTGGTCAGCAAGCGCGTCTGCTGGGACGGTCCCGTGTTTCCCCTGGCTGAGGTGGCGTGA
- a CDS encoding MFS transporter, which yields MADKYAASPGDIPAGKANEGEDYARKAVIASTVGYALDGFDLLILGFILAAISADLGLSSTQAGSLVTWTLVGAVVGGIVFGWLSDKYGRVRVLNWTILLFAVFTGLCALAQGYWDLLAYRTIAGLGLGGEFGIGMALAAEACRPEQRARMSSYVGLGWQAGVLAAALITPILLPIVGWRGMFAIGVLPAVVAFVIRHFIGEPKIFVESQKSTAPKDNAFKLLVADAKTTRASLGVVILTSVQNFGYYGVMIWMPSYLSKQFGYSLTKSAGWTAVTILGMAFGIWLFGQLADRVGRRPIFLLYQVGAVLSVLAYSQLEAQYALLIGGAIMGMFVNGMLGGYGALISELYPTRARATAQNVLFNIGRAVGGFGPLAVGAVAAKYSFSHAIALLASIYVLDILATLFLIPERKGAALE from the coding sequence ATGGCAGACAAATACGCCGCGAGTCCCGGGGACATTCCCGCGGGCAAGGCGAACGAGGGCGAGGACTACGCCCGCAAGGCCGTCATCGCGTCGACCGTGGGCTACGCCCTGGACGGTTTCGACCTTCTCATCCTGGGCTTCATCCTGGCCGCGATCTCGGCGGACCTGGGGCTGTCCAGCACCCAGGCCGGGTCGCTGGTGACCTGGACGCTGGTCGGCGCCGTGGTCGGCGGCATCGTGTTCGGCTGGTTGAGCGACAAGTACGGCCGCGTGCGCGTGCTGAACTGGACCATCCTGTTGTTCGCGGTCTTCACCGGCCTGTGCGCGCTGGCCCAGGGCTACTGGGACCTGCTGGCGTACCGCACCATCGCCGGCCTGGGCCTGGGCGGTGAATTCGGCATCGGCATGGCGCTGGCGGCCGAGGCCTGCCGGCCCGAGCAGCGCGCCCGCATGAGTTCCTACGTCGGCCTCGGCTGGCAGGCCGGTGTGCTGGCCGCGGCGCTGATCACCCCCATCCTGCTGCCCATCGTGGGCTGGCGCGGCATGTTCGCCATCGGCGTGCTGCCGGCGGTCGTGGCCTTCGTCATCCGCCATTTCATCGGCGAACCCAAGATCTTCGTCGAGAGCCAGAAGTCCACGGCGCCGAAGGACAACGCGTTCAAGCTGCTCGTGGCGGATGCCAAGACCACGCGGGCCAGCCTGGGCGTGGTCATCCTGACCTCGGTGCAGAACTTCGGCTACTACGGCGTGATGATCTGGATGCCGTCGTACCTGAGCAAGCAGTTCGGCTATTCGCTGACCAAGTCGGCGGGCTGGACGGCCGTCACCATCCTCGGCATGGCCTTCGGTATCTGGCTGTTCGGCCAGTTGGCGGACCGCGTCGGCCGGCGTCCCATCTTCCTGCTCTACCAGGTGGGCGCTGTGTTGTCGGTGCTGGCCTATTCGCAGCTCGAAGCGCAATACGCCCTGCTGATCGGCGGCGCCATCATGGGCATGTTCGTCAACGGCATGCTGGGCGGCTACGGCGCGCTGATCTCCGAACTGTATCCCACCCGGGCGCGGGCCACGGCACAGAACGTGCTGTTCAACATCGGCCGTGCCGTGGGCGGATTCGGGCCGCTGGCCGTGGGCGCGGTGGCCGCGAAGTATTCGTTCAGCCACGCGATCGCGCTGCTGGCGTCGATCTATGTGCTGGACATTCTCGCCACGCTGTTCCTGATCCCGGAACGCAAGGGTGCCGCACTGGAGTAA
- a CDS encoding tripartite tricarboxylate transporter substrate binding protein, whose translation MMSRLSCLSAIVLLSALQPAAAQPYPARPVKAVVPFPAGGAIDVAARLVLEGVAASLGQPIVVENKPGASGNIGTQQVARAPADGYTLLLGAAVNTAVSPVMYTKLDYSVDKDLTPLAQFGNAANLIYVHPSFPARTLAGVLEELKRHPGKYAYASPGSGTTVHLTMELLRARENLAVQHVPFKGSPAAISAVAGDQLKLGIDAAGPTLPFVQGERVVPVAVTASKRLAVLPDVPTFAEAGVNVALPSSYLGFYLPAGVPTGIAERLAAEVEKALARPEVAGKLRQLGVEPEFLGPQAFAARVKQERAMWAEAVKLSGATID comes from the coding sequence ATGATGTCCCGATTGTCCTGTCTGAGCGCGATCGTCCTGCTGTCGGCCCTCCAGCCGGCGGCGGCTCAGCCTTATCCCGCGCGGCCCGTGAAGGCCGTCGTTCCCTTCCCCGCGGGCGGCGCCATCGACGTGGCGGCGCGGCTCGTCCTGGAAGGCGTGGCTGCTTCGCTGGGCCAGCCCATCGTGGTCGAGAACAAGCCCGGCGCATCGGGCAACATCGGCACGCAGCAGGTCGCCCGCGCGCCGGCCGACGGCTACACCCTGCTGCTGGGCGCCGCGGTGAACACCGCCGTCAGCCCCGTCATGTACACGAAGCTCGATTACAGCGTTGACAAGGACCTGACGCCGCTGGCCCAGTTCGGCAATGCCGCCAACCTGATCTACGTCCATCCTTCCTTCCCGGCCAGGACGCTGGCCGGCGTGCTGGAGGAACTCAAGCGCCATCCCGGCAAGTACGCCTACGCGTCGCCCGGCAGCGGCACGACCGTCCACTTGACCATGGAGCTGCTGCGCGCGCGCGAGAACCTGGCCGTGCAGCACGTGCCGTTCAAGGGCAGCCCGGCCGCGATATCCGCTGTCGCCGGCGACCAGTTGAAGCTGGGGATAGACGCCGCGGGCCCCACGCTGCCTTTCGTGCAGGGCGAGCGCGTCGTCCCCGTGGCGGTGACGGCATCGAAACGGCTGGCGGTCCTGCCCGACGTGCCCACCTTCGCGGAAGCGGGCGTGAACGTTGCCCTGCCGTCGTCCTACCTGGGCTTCTACCTGCCCGCCGGCGTGCCGACGGGCATCGCCGAACGTCTGGCGGCGGAGGTCGAGAAGGCCCTGGCACGGCCCGAGGTGGCCGGCAAGCTGCGGCAGCTGGGCGTCGAGCCCGAGTTCCTGGGCCCCCAGGCCTTCGCCGCCCGGGTCAAGCAGGAGCGCGCGATGTGGGCCGAGGCCGTCAAGCTGTCCGGGGCGACCATAGACTGA
- a CDS encoding LysR family transcriptional regulator has translation MVTLRQLHALATLANTGSFTATADALALTQSAVSVMIKELEQQVGVVLVERGRTVRLTAAGKTLCETANRVLADIHRTVAGLRSVGELQGGRIRVAVGPLTAATFFPRALALFRARHPLVAVDVLDVPVEQASQRLAADEVDVAIGSPGSSPALATVLRTEPLVRDRMHAVYARGKAPPAPAGGRRMKWQALQHAEVILTDRVSGQWREVFLQLSRAGVALNTVQEVRLYSTALEMVRCGLGMTLLPAFAARHLDAAHYDVRGIEHGDTRWEVHWMMRAAAAPTAATEALREAVVEALGSR, from the coding sequence ATGGTTACGCTCCGTCAACTCCATGCGCTCGCGACCCTGGCCAATACCGGCAGTTTCACCGCGACGGCCGACGCGCTGGCGCTGACGCAGTCCGCGGTCAGCGTGATGATCAAGGAACTCGAACAGCAGGTGGGCGTGGTGCTGGTGGAGCGGGGCCGGACGGTGCGCCTGACGGCCGCGGGCAAGACCCTTTGCGAGACGGCCAACCGCGTGCTGGCCGACATCCATCGCACGGTGGCCGGACTGCGCAGCGTCGGGGAACTGCAGGGCGGCCGCATCCGCGTTGCCGTGGGACCGCTGACCGCGGCGACCTTCTTCCCGCGCGCGCTCGCGCTATTCCGCGCGCGGCATCCCCTGGTGGCGGTCGACGTGCTGGACGTGCCGGTGGAGCAGGCCTCGCAGCGGCTGGCGGCCGACGAGGTGGACGTCGCCATCGGCTCCCCCGGCTCCAGTCCGGCCCTGGCCACCGTGCTGCGCACCGAACCGCTGGTGCGCGACCGCATGCATGCGGTGTACGCGCGCGGCAAGGCGCCGCCCGCACCGGCGGGCGGACGCAGGATGAAATGGCAGGCCTTGCAGCACGCCGAGGTGATCCTGACGGACCGCGTCAGCGGTCAATGGCGCGAGGTCTTCCTGCAGTTGTCGCGGGCCGGCGTGGCGCTGAACACGGTGCAGGAGGTCAGGCTGTACTCGACGGCGCTGGAGATGGTCCGGTGCGGCCTGGGCATGACGCTGCTGCCGGCCTTCGCCGCCCGCCACCTGGATGCGGCGCACTACGACGTGCGCGGCATCGAGCACGGCGACACGCGCTGGGAGGTGCACTGGATGATGCGCGCCGCGGCGGCGCCGACGGCGGCCACGGAGGCCCTGCGGGAGGCCGTCGTCGAGGCCCTGGGTTCCCGCTAG